The Silurus meridionalis isolate SWU-2019-XX chromosome 16, ASM1480568v1, whole genome shotgun sequence genome has a segment encoding these proteins:
- the e2f1 gene encoding LOW QUALITY PROTEIN: transcription factor E2F1 (The sequence of the model RefSeq protein was modified relative to this genomic sequence to represent the inferred CDS: inserted 1 base in 1 codon), whose amino-acid sequence MTDTVVTAHSSEDLLLDFETLLNSGSIDLSADHQIVIISPACSGVELLQPRSAGGDLLLFSXPHSTALSGAQQSRDTAPGRPPVKRKLDLDNDHQYISTTRPPPPCPAPPATPGRPKVPRLSTEKSRYDTSLNLTTKRFLDLLSQSTDGVVDLNWASQVLDVQKRRIYDITNVLEGIHLISKKSKNNIQWLGNRIDGASVARHQELQKEVSELSDAEDKLDELISKSSLQLRLLTEDSENKMLGYVRCQDLRSTVDPPDQIVIVIRAPPETQMTVSEPSEGYQISLKSTEGPIDVFLCPEDSSGVCSPVTGCSPAKSSTQSPAPPQDVRSSTLAMLPSTSPLPLVNETESMLDPFPGISEMADFDPLTLGSSDFLLDRAGPGSGSDPFSFISLSPPHTQDYHFGLEDYEGISELFDCDFTDLSYL is encoded by the exons ATGACCGACACGGTGGTTACGGCTCATAGCTCGGAGGATCTGCTGCTGGACTTTGAGACTCTTTTGAACAGCGGCAGCATCGACCTGAGTGCAGATCATCAGATCGTCATCATCTCTCCAGCGTGCAGCGGTGTGGAGCTTCTTCAACCCCGGAGTGCAGGAGGGGATCTGCTGCTGTTCT ACCCGCACAGTACCGCACTGTCCGGGGCACAGCAGTCCAGAGACACGGCGCCGGGCCGCCCGCCG gtgaagaGGAAGTTAGATTTGGACAATGATCACCAGTACATCAGCACAACTAGACCTCCACCTCCATGTCCTGCTCCTCCTGCCACACCTGGACGTCCTaaag TCCCTCGGCTGAGCACGGAGAAATCCCGCTATGACACGTCCCTGAACCTCACCACCAAGCGCTTCCTGGACCTGCTCTCTCAGTCTACAGACGGTGTGGTGGACCTGAACTGGGCCTCACAGGTGCTGGATGTCCAAAAGAGACGCATCTATGACATCACCAATGTCCTCGAGGGCATTCATCTCATCTCCAAGAAATCCAAGAACAACATTCAGTGGCT tggaaACCGTATCGACGGCGCCTCGGTCGCTCGCCATCAGGAGTTACAGAAGGAAGTGTCTGAACTGTCCGACGCTGAAGACAAATTGGATGAACTTATCAGCAAGTCCAGTTTGCAGCTCCGCCTCCTCACCGAGGactcagaaaataaaat GTTGGGGTACGTGAGATGTCAGGACCTGCGCAGCACCGTAGACCCTCCGGATCAGATCGTCATCGTGATCCGAGCCCCGCCCGAAACACAGATGACCGTCAGCGAGCCCAGCGAG GGGTACCAGATCTCCCTGAAGAGCACTGAGGGACCCATCGATGTGTTCCTGTGTCCTGAGGACAGCTCTGGAGTTTGTAGTCCTGTAACAGGCTGCAGTCCTGCTAAATCGTCCACTCAAAGCCCTGCTCCTCCACAGGATGTGAGATCCTCGACACTGGCGATGCTCCCAAGCACCTCCCCTCTTCCTTTAGTAAATGAGACAG AGTCAATGCTGGACCCTTTCCCAGGTATCAGCGAGATGGCCGACTTCGACCCCTTGACCCTGGGATCATCAGACTTTCTTTTAGACCGGGCCGGTCCCGGTTCCGGCTCAGATCCCTTCAGCTTCATCAGCTTGTCTCCGCCCCACACGCAGGACTACCATTTCGGTCTGGAGGACTATGAGGGCATCAGTGAACTATTCGACTGCGACTTCACAGACCTCAGCTATCTGTAA